CGACACCGTATTGGCCGCGCGCAGTAATTCCCTATTTCTCGGCACGCATGTTGTCAGCGGACAAGGCACAGCGCTCGCCGTCGAAGTTGGCAATAACACGGAATTCGGTCGCGTCTCGAATCGGCTCGCTCATCGCGCGCCGGAAACCGCATTCGAGCACGGCGTACGGCGCTTCGGCTATTTTCTGCTGAATGTGACCCTGCTCTTGGTGATCGTCATTTTCGCGGTGAACGTCTACTCCGAACGGCCTGTGTTGCAAGCGTTCATGTTTTCTTTAGCGTTGGCAGTGGGGCTCACGCCGCAACTGTTGCCGGCCATCATTAGCGTGAACCTCGCGCATGGCGCGCGACGTATGGCTGAACAGAAGGTGATCGTGCGACGCCTGGCCTCGATCGAGAATTTCGGCAGCATGAACGTGCTCTGTTCGGATAAGACCGGTACGCTGACCGAAGGAACCATGCGGCTTGTATCCGCCCTTGACGTCACCGGACACCCCTCGGAGAAGGTGATCCTACTTGCGCATTGGAACGCCGTCCACGAGACAGGATTCGTTAATCCCATCGACACGGCACTACGCGCGTGCTGTTCGGGTGAAAGCACCTCTCACGAAAAGCTTGACGAGATACCCTACGACTTTATTCGCAAGCGATTGAGCGTATTAGTGCGCGCATTCGGATCGTCGTTGTTGATAAGCAAAGGCGCCGTGCCAAAAATCCTTGAAGTGTGCGCTTTGGCCGAGGACGCCGGCGGAGTCGTTGTGCCGATGGCGAGCGTCCGCTCGCGCGTGGAAGAGCAATATGAACAATTCGGCAGGAAGGGCTTGCGCGCGTTGGCCGTCGCCTACCGAAACCTGGGGGACGCACGGGAGGCCACGAAAGAATCAGAGGTCGAGATGATTCTGCTGGGGTTGCTGGCGTTGGAGGACCCGCTAAAGCCGGATATCGCTGCCACGGTCGAAAGCCTGGCGAAACTTGGCGTCGCTCTCAAAGTGGTGACCGGCGACAGTCGGTCGGTCGCTGCTTCCATTGCCGCCAAGGTCGGGCTCGATTGCGGCGGCTTGCTTACCGGTGGCGAGTTGAGGCATTTGAGCGACGAAGCCCTCTTAAACCGCGTCAATACCACCGGCGTCTTTGCCGAAATCGAACCCAATCAGAAGGAGAGGTTAATCTCCGCACTGCGCAAGACCGGCAACGTCGTGGGTTACATTGGCGACGGCATCAACGACGCCTCGGCGCTACATGCGGCGGACGTCGGTATCTCGGTCGACACGGCGGTCGATGTCGCGAAGGAGGCCGCTGATATCGTCCTGCTGGAACACAACCTGGCCGTGCTTTGCGAAGGCGTCCGCGAGGGACGCAAGACGTTTGCAAACACGCTCAAATACGTATTCATGGCCACGAGTGCCAATTTCGGCAACATGCTGAGTATGGCGCTCTCATCGATTTATCTCCCGTTTCTGCCATTGTTGCCGAAGCAGATTCTGCTGACGAACCTGCTGACCGACCTGCCCGAGATGTTCATCGCCACCGATTCGGTGGATCCTGAGGCAGTTTTACAACCGCAGCGGTGGAACGTACCCATGATTCGCCGATTTATGCTGGTGTTCGGCACGATCAGTTCGGTGTTCGACGTCATAACATTCGTCGTGCTCTGGCGATTGGGGGCCAACGAGACGTGGTTCCGCACTGGCTGGTTCCTGGAGTCGGTCGTATCTGCCTGCTTGATCGTTTTGGTGATTCGCAGCCGCCGACTGTTTTTCCGTAGCCGGCCAAGCCGCGCGTTACTGCTGGCGACCGCCATCGTCGTTTTGGTCACGGTCGTGCTGCCCTGGACGCCATTGGGCCGCCCCTTCGAATTTCAGCCCTTGCCGTGGGGTTACCTCGTTGCGATCGCTGTCATTGTCGCGGCGTATGTATTGACGGCAGAAACCGCAAAGCCGTTTTTCTATCGTCGGCGAAATCGTCCATTTGAAGATCGGGTATGATCTAGAACGACTCAAATGTGCCAGGATCGCTGTTCGTGGGTCGCCCAGGGCACAAGTTAGCGGCGGATCATCGAAAAACGAGAGGACTACATGAACATTGATTTAAAGCACGCACTATCTTGGTCTTGCCTTACGCAATCCCGTGGTGGTTTCGGCCTGTCCACTGACCGGCGAGATCGATGTCTTGCGTCAATTGGAGCAAGTTGGCGCGGCAGCGGCCGTGCTCCCCTCGTTGTTCGAAGAGCAGATCGAGCACAAGGACGTCGATACACTTCGATTGCAATTGATGAGCCCGACGTACATCGAGAGCTTGTCGTATTAACGCTCAGTTAGCATCCATTGGCGACTCAGAACAAGTCGCCCTAAGTGCGGAAGCGTCATCGGTCGCTTGTGGACTACACGAACGATCCGCCATGCCCGTTGGCGTTCATTCCCGATCGCATTCGATGATCAGGTGATTGCTAGTTCGTCGCGGCCGTGGCCAGGTAGATCTGGTCGGCGGACACCGCAGGGACGCCAAGTTCTGCGGCGACGGCGTCGACCGCCTGCTGAGCGGTTTTGAGATCTGCCAGACCATCGGCCGCAAAATACGGGCCGATGTAGCGCTCGTAGTAGTACTGAGCTTCGTCGCGAGTCAGACGATTGAGAAATAATGCAATGTAATCGACGGCCAACTGCGGTTGTTCGGCAATCACACGAAGGGCTCGCTGATTGGCCCGCACAAGCGCTTGAAGCGCCGGGTCATCGAGCGGAATACGCGTAGAGTCCACGGCGATTCCGACGGTGGGAATCTGGAAGTGGTCGCCGACCCATGAGAGAACGAAAAACCCCTCTTCGGCAGCCACCTGTTCGGGCGATAGTGTGCTGCCCACATAGGCGGCATCGATCGAACCCTCGCGCAGGCGGCGCAAATCCATCTGATAGTCACCGGGGGCACGCGCGATGCACTGCACATCACGATCGGGGTCGAGACCGTGCTTGCGTAATACGATCCGCGCAAAACAGCCGGGGGCCGTGTGAGCTGCGTGGACCGCCAGTCGGCGCCCGCGCAGATTCTCCATGGACTTCACGTCGCCACGCCCGAGGAACCAGAACAGCGGACGATGGGTGTTAACGGCCAGCATCTTCCACGGGATGCCATCGGCCAACCGCGACAACAACGTCCGCCCTAAACCGATGGCTGCACCGCTGCGCAGTCGCTCGGTCTTCCACCGGATTCCGTCGCGGACAGCGACATGAACGCCTTCGTCCTCAAAATATCCTTCTTGATCGGCGACGTACGCGACTAGTTCTTCGTGGATACCGCGTCCAAGGTAGGCCAAATCAATTGTGTGCATCGGCGGCATAGCCTCTCTCCTTTTCTTGGAATTTCGGAAAGTGCGTACGCGCTCGCTCTGCTCAGTCCATGGCCAGGCCGCCGTTGACCGGTAGGTAATGGCCCGTGGTGAAACCCGATTCCTCACTTGCCACAAATGATATCACCTTGGCGATATCGTCAGGACGGACTAGCCGCCCCATGGGCGTGGCCGCGGCGAGTTGGTGCAGCTTCTCAGCGGTCAACTGCTCGGTCACCCTGGTCCCCTCGACCGTTGCCGGTGCGATGAGGTTGGCAGTGATCCCGTGCGGCGCCAGTTCCAGAGCGACGTAGGATACGAACTGATTCAGGGCGGCCTTGGCGGTGCCCATCGTGATCATTCCCTCACGAGGATGCCGCGACGGGTTGGCACTGAGATAGATCAGCCGACCGTATTTGCGCGAAACCATTCCTGGCACAACGGCCTTCGTCATCAGGAATGCGGCGTGCAACTCGTTATTCAGCTTTCCGCCTAGCTGCTCCCAGGTCAGCTTCTCGAACGAGGTGATCGCAAACGGGATCAGCGCGTTGTGTACGAGCACGTCCGTCCCACCCCACCGCTGGTCGATGTCACTGATCATGGCGGCGACGTCCTCGGGCACAGTGACATCGGCTTTGATTGCCACGGCTTCGCCGCCAGCCGCGACGATCGTCGCCACCACATCCTCGGCCTGTGGTGCGCTGGCGCGATGGTTGACGACCACACGGTATCCGTTCTTGGCCAGTAACAATGCGGTTGCCGCACCTATACCCCGGCTGGCTCCCGTGATCAAGGCAACTCGTGCCATGGCCGTTACCTTTTCTTGAGAAGCTGAATGAACGCCGACCGTTAGCGCGCGCCCGGCTCGTCTGTTGACTTAAACCCAACCGTCTTTCGGCGCCTCGGCGCCGAACCAGTGTTCCGAGATCACCTTCTTTCGCGTATAGAACGCGACGGCGTCAGCTTGCGCATCGAGATCGCCGTACAGCGAATTTTTCCAGCCTCCGAATGGAAAGAAGGCCATTGGCGCCGGCACACCGACGTTGATGCCGAGCATCCCGACCTGGATGCGTTCGCGGAAGATGCGAGC
The Pirellulales bacterium genome window above contains:
- the mgtA gene encoding magnesium-translocating P-type ATPase, with protein sequence MALSTAEFWSVPSSILLEQLGSSATGLSTHEASIRERLAGRRFHATRPSDLALLLNQFKSPILVILFVCATMAFALGGHTDAAIIIFILLASSGLGFWQERTAADAVNRLLARITTTAKVLRDGRPVELPLNAVVQGDVVLLSAGDAIPGDCRILESRNLFVDEATLTGETFPAEKQPADLPRDTVLAARSNSLFLGTHVVSGQGTALAVEVGNNTEFGRVSNRLAHRAPETAFEHGVRRFGYFLLNVTLLLVIVIFAVNVYSERPVLQAFMFSLALAVGLTPQLLPAIISVNLAHGARRMAEQKVIVRRLASIENFGSMNVLCSDKTGTLTEGTMRLVSALDVTGHPSEKVILLAHWNAVHETGFVNPIDTALRACCSGESTSHEKLDEIPYDFIRKRLSVLVRAFGSSLLISKGAVPKILEVCALAEDAGGVVVPMASVRSRVEEQYEQFGRKGLRALAVAYRNLGDAREATKESEVEMILLGLLALEDPLKPDIAATVESLAKLGVALKVVTGDSRSVAASIAAKVGLDCGGLLTGGELRHLSDEALLNRVNTTGVFAEIEPNQKERLISALRKTGNVVGYIGDGINDASALHAADVGISVDTAVDVAKEAADIVLLEHNLAVLCEGVREGRKTFANTLKYVFMATSANFGNMLSMALSSIYLPFLPLLPKQILLTNLLTDLPEMFIATDSVDPEAVLQPQRWNVPMIRRFMLVFGTISSVFDVITFVVLWRLGANETWFRTGWFLESVVSACLIVLVIRSRRLFFRSRPSRALLLATAIVVLVTVVLPWTPLGRPFEFQPLPWGYLVAIAVIVAAYVLTAETAKPFFYRRRNRPFEDRV
- a CDS encoding ABC transporter substrate-binding protein — its product is MPPMHTIDLAYLGRGIHEELVAYVADQEGYFEDEGVHVAVRDGIRWKTERLRSGAAIGLGRTLLSRLADGIPWKMLAVNTHRPLFWFLGRGDVKSMENLRGRRLAVHAAHTAPGCFARIVLRKHGLDPDRDVQCIARAPGDYQMDLRRLREGSIDAAYVGSTLSPEQVAAEEGFFVLSWVGDHFQIPTVGIAVDSTRIPLDDPALQALVRANQRALRVIAEQPQLAVDYIALFLNRLTRDEAQYYYERYIGPYFAADGLADLKTAQQAVDAVAAELGVPAVSADQIYLATAATN
- a CDS encoding SDR family oxidoreductase, with the translated sequence MARVALITGASRGIGAATALLLAKNGYRVVVNHRASAPQAEDVVATIVAAGGEAVAIKADVTVPEDVAAMISDIDQRWGGTDVLVHNALIPFAITSFEKLTWEQLGGKLNNELHAAFLMTKAVVPGMVSRKYGRLIYLSANPSRHPREGMITMGTAKAALNQFVSYVALELAPHGITANLIAPATVEGTRVTEQLTAEKLHQLAAATPMGRLVRPDDIAKVISFVASEESGFTTGHYLPVNGGLAMD